One stretch of Candidatus Binataceae bacterium DNA includes these proteins:
- a CDS encoding phosphotransferase has product MEQETNLANGLAEYLGLRPVEFSLLAGGWETIIYQFSLPAGAHHDALPASQPLVLRCYQGALALRKGAREYAALKALSAAGFPVPCPYLCELDPRPLGTPFLIMARLSGSPMLGATSFLHAAYGFSAAFIPFVRAHVRLHRLATAPLGLAEGAPMLASVQSPTSSLLERVLQTIEQRATIGPLPDLTPVLHLARAGAGAFSATTPALLHLDYHPLNVIAQGRHLRGVLDWVSYDFGDRHLDVATTSTILWTTAMADPRWLRDNPAGNFLRRLYYGLYLALYHAMAPMDLPRLRYYQGVSALLRLSTMGMMRRRGADSVGYRGEALAEINNAVVRLLCRFASRRCQVTLTPACISPTV; this is encoded by the coding sequence ATGGAGCAGGAAACTAACCTGGCCAATGGCTTGGCCGAATATCTCGGCCTGCGGCCGGTAGAATTCAGCCTCCTGGCTGGTGGCTGGGAGACCATCATCTACCAGTTCAGCCTGCCCGCCGGTGCTCACCATGATGCCCTCCCCGCCAGCCAGCCCCTGGTCCTGCGCTGCTACCAAGGCGCGCTTGCGCTTCGCAAGGGCGCGCGCGAATACGCCGCGCTCAAGGCCCTGAGCGCGGCTGGCTTCCCCGTCCCCTGCCCTTATTTGTGCGAGCTGGATCCGCGGCCGTTGGGCACCCCCTTTCTCATAATGGCGCGGTTGAGCGGCTCGCCCATGCTTGGTGCGACAAGCTTCCTGCACGCCGCGTACGGCTTCTCGGCGGCTTTCATCCCTTTCGTACGTGCCCACGTCCGGCTCCATCGGCTGGCAACCGCGCCGTTGGGCTTGGCCGAGGGGGCGCCGATGCTGGCAAGCGTGCAATCGCCAACCTCCTCTTTGCTGGAGCGCGTCCTGCAAACCATTGAGCAGCGCGCCACTATCGGTCCGCTACCCGATCTGACACCGGTCCTGCACCTGGCGCGGGCCGGCGCCGGCGCCTTCTCTGCCACCACCCCCGCGCTACTCCATCTCGATTACCATCCCCTCAATGTGATTGCCCAGGGACGGCATCTGCGCGGAGTTCTGGATTGGGTCTCCTACGATTTCGGCGATCGTCATCTTGATGTGGCAACCACCTCGACCATCCTATGGACTACCGCGATGGCTGATCCACGATGGCTGCGCGACAACCCCGCCGGCAACTTCCTGCGTCGGCTCTACTACGGCCTGTACCTGGCGCTGTACCACGCGATGGCACCGATGGATCTGCCCCGCTTACGCTATTATCAGGGAGTGTCGGCACTGCTGCGGCTCTCTACGATGGGCATGATGCGCCGGCGCGGCGCCGACAGTGTCGGTTATCGTGGCGAAGCTCTGGCCGAGATCAACAACGCCGTGGTGCGGCTGTTATGCCGCTTCGCTAGCCGCCGATGCCAAGTGACACTGACGCCCGCTTGTATAAGTCCGACGGTTTAG